The DNA segment TGGACTCGTGTCACTGCAGCCGGGCGAGCCCGGCCAGGTCGATGCCGCGCGCCACCCGCCGCACCTCCACGGTGCTGGGGAAGCCGCGGCTGGTGACGGCCACCACGAACCGGTCGCCCACCAGGAGGTTCGCCTCCGCGACGGCCTCCTCCGCGTCATAGCGCACGAAGCCCACGGCTTCCTTCCACTGGATGGGCGCGGTGGGGTCGCTGGCTGCTCGCCCGCGCGCCTTCTGCGCCGCCTCGCGGATGGCCTGCCCCAGCTTCAGCCCCATGGTGGTGTCCACGATGCGCACCTTCACCTCGCGGCCCTCGCCCCGGGTGTAGGTCCGCTCCGCCTCCGACACGGACACCTCGCCGTACTTCCCCGTGGAGCCCGCGGTGGAACCCACCGTGAATCCCTCCAGCGACTCCGGCAGGAACGGCGCCAGGTCCTTGAAGTACACGCACGGTGCGGCGGTCGTCACCACGTCGCGCGGGGTGGGAGATGTCGTGCGTTCGTCGTCAAGGCAACCGCCGCCCACGCCGAGCGCGAGCGATGCGATGGCCAGCCGGAGGAAATAGTCGCGCACGAACGAATCAAAGGGTATCCCTGGCCCGCGCGCAATGGACCTTTCGAAGCTCAATCCTCCTCAGCGCGAGGCCGTCGAGACGCTCCAGGGCCCGCTGCTCGTGCTGGCGGGCGCGGGCAGTGGAAAGACGCGGGTCATCACCCACCGCATCGTCCACCTGCTCAACGAGCGGCCGAACCACATCATGGCCCGCAACATCCTGGCGGTGACCTTCACCAACAAGGCCGCCACGGAGATGAAGGAACGGCTCATCCACATGGCCGGGCCCCGCGCCCAGGGCGTGCTGGTGTGCACCTTCCACGCGTTCGGCGCGGAAGTGTTGCGCGAGGACATCCACCGGCTGGGCTGGCCGAAGAAGTTCGCCATCGCGGACATGGGCGACCAGCTGTCCATCATCCGCCGCGCCATGCGCGAGAAGCGCATCGACGACCGCGCCTTCGACGCGCGCAAGGTCCTCACGCTCATCTCCAAGGCGAAGAACTCCGGTGAGACGCCGCAGCCCAAGCCGGAGGGGATGGGGGACGACTACGACCTCATCACCTCCATGGTCTTCGCGGACTACCAGCTCGCGCTCAAGGCGCAGGGCTCCGTGGACTTCGACGACCTGCTGGTGCTGCCCGCGCGCCTCCTGCGCGAACACCCGGACCTGCACCGCAAGTACACGGCGCGCTTCCAGTACCTCCTGGTGGACGAGTTCCAGGACACCAACCACGCGCAGCTGGACCTGCTCAAGCTGCTCGCGGGCACGTCCAGGAACGTGTGCGCGGTGGGCGACGACGACCAGTGCATCTACTCCTGGCGCGGCGCGGAGGTGCGCAACATCCTGGACTTCGACAAGCACTTTCCGGGCGGCAAGGAGGTGCGGCTGGAGCAGAACTACCGCTCCTCCCAGCGCGTGCTGGACGCGGCCAACGCCGTCATCGCGAAGAACCCGGAGCGCAAGGACAAGCGCATGTGGACCGACCGCAAGGGCGGCCCACTGGTGAAGGTGGTGGCGTGCCCCAATGACGAGGAGGAGGCGCGCTTCATCGCGCACGAAATCCAGAAGCACATCTCGCTGGGCATCCCCGCGGACGACATCGCGGTGCTCTACCGCACCAACGGCCAGGCCCACCCGGTGGAGGAGATGCTGCGGGAGAAGAACATCCCCTACGAAGTCGTGGGCGGCAGCGAGTTCTTCGACCGCAGCGAGGTGAAGGACGTCATCGCGTACTTCAAGGTCCTGGCGAACAAGCTGGACGAAATCTCCCTCATGCGCATCGTCAACGTGCCCTCGCGAGGCATCGGCGACGTGACCATGGAGCGGCTGCACGCGCACTCGCGCGCGGAGGGCGTGACGCTCTGGACGGTGATGCGCCGCGCGGACACCTACGAGGACCTGCCCGCGGGCGCGGGCGGCAAGGTGCTGGAGTTCGTGGAGATGGTGGAGCGCTACCGCGAAGCCTTCACCCAGACGCCCCGCCTGTCGGAGGCCACGCACAAGCTGCTGGAGGAGATCGGCTTCCGGGAGGCCACCCGCGCCAAGGCCGTCTCCGGCACCGCCGCGGACAAGAAGCTCAAGGGCGTGGACGGGGTGCTCGCGTCGCTGGAGAAGTTCGAGAAGCGCGAGGGCCCCAAGGCCAGCCTCCTCACGTACCTGAACCGCCTCAGCCTGGACACGCGCCAGGAGGAGGAGGACGTCCCCGGGCAGAACAAGCGCGTGACGCTGATGTCCCTGCACGCCTCCAAGGGCCTGGAGTACCGGCTCGTCTTCTTCATCGGCATGGAGGAGGACCTGATGCCCCACGGCGGCATGCAGGGCGAGGCGCAGAACCTCGAGGAGGAGCGCCGCCTCTGCTACGTGGGCATCACCCGCGCCAAGGAGCTGCTCTACCTCACCCGCTCCACCGTGCGCGTGAAGCGCGGCAAGGAGGTGCCCCGCACGCCCTCGCGCTTCCTGGAGGACCTGCCCCCGGACGCCTTCGAGGTCGTGGACATGGACGCGCCGCGTCAGGGGCCTCCGGATGAGAAGGAGAAGAACTTCTTCGCGAACCTGAAGGAGCGCTTCAAGAAGCCCGCCGCCGGGGGGCCAGGCCCGGGCACCCCTGGCCGGGCGCCCTGACGGCCTCCCCTGTACGCCCAACCTTGACTTGATCCCGCCGTCCTACTAGGAGGGTCAGCCTTTCCGGGCTTCTGTCGGAGTCAAGGCGGAGGACCCGCGGTTGGTATCGCACGAGCACGCGGCCCCTGGCATGCACCTGGGCGCCGCGCCGAAGTCTGGAGTGCACGAAATGTCGCAGAAGACCTACAGCGCCAAGGCTGGGGACATCAAGCGCCAGTGGCACGTCATCGACGTGTCCGACAAGGTGCTTGGTCGCGCCGCCAGTCAGATCGCCACCCTCCTGAAGGGCAAGCACAAGCCCACGTACACCCCGTCCATCGACACGGGTGACCACGTCATCGTCATCAACGCCGACAAGGTGAAGGTGACGGGCACGAAGGAGACGGACAAGCTGTACTACCGTCACCCGTACGCCGGTTTCCCGGGCGCCCTGAAGATCACCAACCTCCAGAAGCTGCGCCAGCGTCACCCCGAGGACGTCATCCTCAACGCCGTGCGCCGCATGCTGCCCCGCAATGCCCTGGGCCGTCAGATGATGACGAAGCTCAAGGTGTATGCTGGTGACACCCATCCGCACACCGCCCAGAAGCCGGTGGCGTTCAAGGTCGAGGCGTAAGGAACAACCATGGCGATCAATCCTGAACTCGGTTTCTACGCCACGGGCCGCCGCAAGGAGGCCACCGCTCGCGTCTGGGTGCGCCCCGGCAATGGCGCCGTCGTCATCAACGGCCGCGACATCAACGAGTACTTCGGCCGTGAGACGTCGAAGATGGTGCTCAACCAGCCGCTGGAGATCCTGGAGCAGAAGGGCAAGCTCGACGTCACGGTCAACGTGCGCGGCGGCGGCCTCTCCGGCCAGGCCGGTGCCATCCGTCACGGCATCGCGCGCGCGCTGTGCGCCTTCAACCCGGAGTTCCGTCCGGCGCTGAAGAAGGCCGGCTTCCTCACCCGCGATGCCCGCGCGGTCGAGCGCAAGAAGTACGGCCAGCCCGGCGCCCGTCGTCGGTTCCAGTTCTCCAAGCGCTAAACACGCTTGCCGGCCAGCTGTCCGGCCGCTCTTCGGCGGGGGTTTCCTTCGGGAAGCCTCCGCCGTCGTGCTTTGCGGGCAAGCGGGTGGGCTTGAGCCCCGTCGCGATGGGCGCGGGCGTTCTGCTACCATCCGGGCCCTCCCATGGAACTCAACGAAATCCTGCAGATCGCCCTGCGCGGCGGAGCCTCCGACATCCACCTGAAGGCGGGTCTGCCGCCCATGTTCCGCGTGGACGGTTCGCTGGTGCCGCTCAAGGACGGCCGCCGCCTGCCCCCGGAAGAGGTGGCGCGCATGGCGTTCGGCATCATGAACGAGTTCCAGAAGGAGAAGTTCAAGGTCAGCAACGAGGTGGACCTGGCCTACGGCGTGCCGGGCCTGGGCCGCTTCCGCGTGAACGTCTTCCAGCAGCGCGGCACGGTGGGCGCCGTGCTCCGCGTCATCCCCTTCAAGGTGATGACGATGAAGGACCTGCTGTTGCCCACGGTGCTGGAGAAGGTGTGCGGCGAGGAGCGCGGCCTGGTGCTGGTGACGGGCACCACGGGCTCCGGCAAGTCCACCACGTTGGCGGCGATGATCGACTACATCAACTCCAACGAAACCAACCACATCATGACCATCGAGGACCCCATCGAGTTCCTCATCCGCGACAAGCGCTCCATCGTGAACCAGCGCGAAGTGGGTGTGGACACGATGAGCTTCTCGCAGGCCCTCAAGAGCGCGCTGCGCCAGGACCCGGACGTCATCCTGGTGGGCGAAATGCGCGACCACGAGACCATCGAAACGGCGCTCCACGCCGCGGAGACGGGCCACCTGGTGATGTCCACGCTGCACACGCTGGACGCCACGGAGACCATCAACCGCATCGTGTCCGCGTTCCCCCCGCACCAGCAGAAGCAGGTGCGCCTGCAGCTCTCCAGCGTGCTGCGCGGCGTGGTCAGCCAGCGCCTCGTCCCGCGCGCGGACGGCAAGGGCCGCGTGGCCGCGGTGGAAGTGCTCCGCGTCACCGCGCGCGTTCGCGAGCTGATTGAAGACAAGGACCGCACGAAGGAGATCCACGACGCCATCTCGCAGGGCACGGACTCCTACGGGATGCAGACGTTCGACCAGTCGCTGATGAGCCTCGTGCGCAACGGCCTGGTCACCTACGACGAGGCCCACCGCCAGGCCAGCAACCCGGACGACTTCGCGCTGCGCTTCTCCGGCATCAGCGGCACGTCCGACTCGAAGTGGGACAACTTCGACGCCAAGGCCGGCGAGGAGCGGCCCATCCCGGGCTCGGCGTCCTTCGCGCAGAAGGGCGCGCCCGCCCAGGCGGCCCCCGTGGCGCCCACGCCCGCGCCGGTGCCCCAGGCCCCGCGTCCCGGTGCGCCCATGGCCGCCCGTCCCATGACGCCTCCGCCCGGCGTCGCGGCCCCGCGCCCCGCCACGCCTCCGCCCGGCGTCGTCCAGGGCCGGCCCCTGCCTCCGCAGGTGGCGGCCCGTCCGCCCACGCCCGCCCCGGTGGCCGCGCCCGCTCCGGCGGCCGGGGGCGACGACGACTTCCAGATCGAACGCTTCTAGGAACGCGGCGAGGGGAGGGCGGCGCTCAGGCGTCGTCGTCCCCCAGCTGCGCGCGCAGCCGGGTGAGGCGCATCGGGCCGATGAGCCCCTGGTGCGCCAGCGTCTGGAGCAGCGACACGGTGGCGCGCACGCGCGCGTCCTGCGCCTCGTCGGACTCCTGGACGACCTCGTTGTCGAGCAGCGTCTCCAGGTGCTCCGGGTTGATGGAGGTGGGCCCCTCCGACCACGCGATGTCGAACAGCGCCCGCGCCATGTGCTCGCGCGCCTTGCGGTCCGCGTCGTTGGGCGCGGCCTTGGCGAAGGCGAGGAACAGCGCGTCCACGGACTCCTTGGACAGCGCGGCCAGGGCGGGCACCTCCCCCAGGGACTCCTTCACGTAGTCCGCGTCGAAGCTGTCCACGTCCTGCTCGTAGCCGAAGGCCTCCTCCAGCAGGATGGACGCGAGGAAGGCGTCGGACTCCTCGTCGCTCGCGCCCTCCTCCTTCAGCGCCTCGCGCGCCTTCTGCGTCGCGGCGGAGAGGGCCTCGTCCTCCCGGAGCGCGCGGGCGGAGGCGTGCGCGGCCAGCAGCACCAGCGCGGCCTGGGCGTCGGAGGACAGCGCGCGGCCGCTCACGCCCAGCAGCATGCCCTTCTGCTTGGGGTTGGCGTCCGCGGCGGCCACGAAGTGCTGCTCCTCCGGAGTCAGCGGTTCACCCGCCTGCTCCTTGCGGAGCGTCTCCCGGGCGGCGTCAGCGGTGAGGAAGCGGGCGAGGATGGGGTGCATGGCGGGGCCTGTTACCACATGGTAGGGACTCCGCGATGGTTGACGAGCCCGAGGGTCCGGAGGCTGTCCAGCGCGCCACCGACGCCTGCCTGCGCCTGCTCAAGGCCCGCGGCAGGAGCCGGCATGAGCTGTCGCTCGCCCTGGAGCGCAAGGGCTTCCCTCCGTCCGTCCGCGACGCGGTGCTCGCCCGCCTCTCGGAGTGGGGCTACCTGGACGACGCGAAGTTCGCGCGCGAACGCGCCGCGGCCCTGCTGGGCAAGGGGAAGCTGGGGCCCCGGGCCGTGCTCCAGCGGCTGCAGGCCCACGGGCTGGAGGGCTCGGAGGCCCGGCGGGCGCTGTCGGAGGCGAAGGACGCGGTGGGCTTCGACGCGCTGGAGGCCGCCCGGCAGGTGCTGGAGAAGCGGCGCCTGGCGGGCCGCCCGCTGGACGCGAAGGAGCAGGCCCGCGCGGGGCGGCTGTTGCTCAGCCGGGGGTTCGCGCCGGACATCGTGACCCGGCTGGTGGGAGAACCTTCGCTGGACCCCTCCGGGCAGGACGAATAGTTTGGGGGCGTGATGCGCTCCGCCGTCCTCGTCCTGACCGCCCTGCTGATGTCCTCCTGTGCCGCCCTCTCCGCGGGGCCCGCGGGCGAGCCCGACTACGCGACCCAGGCGGCGGAGAACCTGGCGCTGGGCGAGGCCGCGCTGGAGGACAAGGACTTCCTCAAGGCGGAGAAGTACTTCGACCACGTCCGCACCAAGTTCCCCTACCTGGAGGCGGCCCGCGAGGCGGAGCTGAAGCTGGCGGACCTGGACTTCGCCCGGGAGATGTACCCGGAGGCGCGCGACAAGTTCGACTCCTTCATCAAGCTGCACCCCACCCACCCCAAGGTGGACTACGCCGCCTACCGCGCGGCGCTCTCCTACGTGGAGGAGTTCCCCTCGGAGTTCTTCGCCCTGCCGCCTTCCTACGAGAAGGAGCAGAAGCCCATGTACGACGCGCTGAGGGCCATGAACGGCTTCCTGCGCCAGTACCCGGATTCGCAGTACGCGAAGGACGCGAAGGTGCACGCCGGCGACGCCCGCCAGCGCCTGGCGCGCCACGAGCTGTACGTCGCGTCCTTCTACGCGAAGCGCGAGCGCTGGAAGGCCGTGGTCCAGCGGCTGGAGGGGCTGCTCAAGGACTACCCGGGCACGCCGCTGGAAGAGGAGGCCCTCTTCAACCTGCACGACGCCTACGTGAAGCTCAACGACACGGAGCGCGCGCAGAACACGCTGCGTGAGGTCCTCAAGCGCCTGCCGGGCACGCCCGCCGCCCAGCGCGCCCAGAAGATGCTGGGGTCGTGAGGCGGCTGGAGGACTGGGGGCGGCTGGGGGGCATCGGCATCGCCGTGCTCGCGGTCGCCGGCGTCCTCCTGTTCCTGGGCCCGCGCCTCCTGGGCGTCGCGGCCGGGCCGGAGGCGGAGGTCATCACCGCCCTGAAGGAAGCCGAGCACGACGGCGTGTCGCTCCCCGTGCCGGGCGCGAGCGTGCCGCTCGTGTCACGCAAGCTCCAGTACGCGCGCATCACGGTGTCCGTGGCGCCGGATGGACAGCGCGCGGAGGCCTTCGCCACGCTGGACTTCGAGGGCGTGCTGGGCACCACCACGGTCAGCACCGCGGGCGTGGAGGTCGTGCCCTTCACCCGCGAGTCCGGCCGCTGGAGGCCCGCGTCCTCGCTGGCGCCCCGGCTGGTGGCGGTGGTGGCGGCGCTGGAGGCGCGGCGGCGGGCCCTGGCGGACGGCCGGCCGGACGCGCTCGCCCGGCTGGTGGGCCCGGGAGGGGACGGCGGGGCGGGGAAGACGTGGGAGGAGATGGCCCCCCTGGCCCGGCGGCGCTTGACGGTCCAGGCCTGGTACGCGCGCCTGGAGCGGGACGAGGCGGTGGTGACGGAGCACTACCGGGTGGAGGGAGACCTTCCGGCTCGGCCGGTGGACACCCGGGGGGAGCGTCCGTTTTTGCTCGTGCGCGAGGGCGATCAATTCTTGTTTTCGCCCGGGCTCATGTAGGCTACCCGAGGAGGCACGGGCCCGCGCGGGCCGAGTCATGGACGAAGCCCTCAAGCAGCTACTGACCCTCGGGCGCG comes from the Corallococcus caeni genome and includes:
- a CDS encoding outer membrane protein assembly factor BamD, with translation MRSAVLVLTALLMSSCAALSAGPAGEPDYATQAAENLALGEAALEDKDFLKAEKYFDHVRTKFPYLEAAREAELKLADLDFAREMYPEARDKFDSFIKLHPTHPKVDYAAYRAALSYVEEFPSEFFALPPSYEKEQKPMYDALRAMNGFLRQYPDSQYAKDAKVHAGDARQRLARHELYVASFYAKRERWKAVVQRLEGLLKDYPGTPLEEEALFNLHDAYVKLNDTERAQNTLREVLKRLPGTPAAQRAQKMLGS
- the rplM gene encoding 50S ribosomal protein L13; the protein is MSQKTYSAKAGDIKRQWHVIDVSDKVLGRAASQIATLLKGKHKPTYTPSIDTGDHVIVINADKVKVTGTKETDKLYYRHPYAGFPGALKITNLQKLRQRHPEDVILNAVRRMLPRNALGRQMMTKLKVYAGDTHPHTAQKPVAFKVEA
- a CDS encoding type IV pilus twitching motility protein PilT, yielding MELNEILQIALRGGASDIHLKAGLPPMFRVDGSLVPLKDGRRLPPEEVARMAFGIMNEFQKEKFKVSNEVDLAYGVPGLGRFRVNVFQQRGTVGAVLRVIPFKVMTMKDLLLPTVLEKVCGEERGLVLVTGTTGSGKSTTLAAMIDYINSNETNHIMTIEDPIEFLIRDKRSIVNQREVGVDTMSFSQALKSALRQDPDVILVGEMRDHETIETALHAAETGHLVMSTLHTLDATETINRIVSAFPPHQQKQVRLQLSSVLRGVVSQRLVPRADGKGRVAAVEVLRVTARVRELIEDKDRTKEIHDAISQGTDSYGMQTFDQSLMSLVRNGLVTYDEAHRQASNPDDFALRFSGISGTSDSKWDNFDAKAGEERPIPGSASFAQKGAPAQAAPVAPTPAPVPQAPRPGAPMAARPMTPPPGVAAPRPATPPPGVVQGRPLPPQVAARPPTPAPVAAPAPAAGGDDDFQIERF
- the rpsI gene encoding 30S ribosomal protein S9, which codes for MAINPELGFYATGRRKEATARVWVRPGNGAVVINGRDINEYFGRETSKMVLNQPLEILEQKGKLDVTVNVRGGGLSGQAGAIRHGIARALCAFNPEFRPALKKAGFLTRDARAVERKKYGQPGARRRFQFSKR
- a CDS encoding regulatory protein RecX, giving the protein MVDEPEGPEAVQRATDACLRLLKARGRSRHELSLALERKGFPPSVRDAVLARLSEWGYLDDAKFARERAAALLGKGKLGPRAVLQRLQAHGLEGSEARRALSEAKDAVGFDALEAARQVLEKRRLAGRPLDAKEQARAGRLLLSRGFAPDIVTRLVGEPSLDPSGQDE
- a CDS encoding ATP-dependent helicase: MDLSKLNPPQREAVETLQGPLLVLAGAGSGKTRVITHRIVHLLNERPNHIMARNILAVTFTNKAATEMKERLIHMAGPRAQGVLVCTFHAFGAEVLREDIHRLGWPKKFAIADMGDQLSIIRRAMREKRIDDRAFDARKVLTLISKAKNSGETPQPKPEGMGDDYDLITSMVFADYQLALKAQGSVDFDDLLVLPARLLREHPDLHRKYTARFQYLLVDEFQDTNHAQLDLLKLLAGTSRNVCAVGDDDQCIYSWRGAEVRNILDFDKHFPGGKEVRLEQNYRSSQRVLDAANAVIAKNPERKDKRMWTDRKGGPLVKVVACPNDEEEARFIAHEIQKHISLGIPADDIAVLYRTNGQAHPVEEMLREKNIPYEVVGGSEFFDRSEVKDVIAYFKVLANKLDEISLMRIVNVPSRGIGDVTMERLHAHSRAEGVTLWTVMRRADTYEDLPAGAGGKVLEFVEMVERYREAFTQTPRLSEATHKLLEEIGFREATRAKAVSGTAADKKLKGVDGVLASLEKFEKREGPKASLLTYLNRLSLDTRQEEEDVPGQNKRVTLMSLHASKGLEYRLVFFIGMEEDLMPHGGMQGEAQNLEEERRLCYVGITRAKELLYLTRSTVRVKRGKEVPRTPSRFLEDLPPDAFEVVDMDAPRQGPPDEKEKNFFANLKERFKKPAAGGPGPGTPGRAP